The following coding sequences are from one Rutidosis leptorrhynchoides isolate AG116_Rl617_1_P2 chromosome 11, CSIRO_AGI_Rlap_v1, whole genome shotgun sequence window:
- the LOC139876076 gene encoding uncharacterized mitochondrial protein AtMg00810-like: MYLTVSRPDIMFATCLCARYQAQLNVNHMLVAKKIMRYLKGTLSLGLWYPRKDGFDLKAFSDSDYGGCKRDFKSTSGGCQFLGSRLISWQCKKQTAVAQSTCEAEYIAASSYTSQVVWIQ; this comes from the coding sequence atgtatcttacAGTGTCTCGCCCAGATATCATGTTCGCTACTTgtttgtgtgctcgttatcaggcacaACTGAATGTGAATCATATGTTAGTAGCAAAGAAGATCATGCGTTATCTAAAGGGAACTCTAAGTTTGGGCTTATGGTATCCTAGAAAGGATGGGTTCGATCTAAAGGCTTTTAGTGATTCTGATTATGGGGGTTGTAAGAGAGACTTCAAATCAACCTCGGGAGGTTGTCAGTTTCTAGGTAGCAGATTGATAAGTTGGCAGTGTAAGAAACAAACGGCAGTCGCACAATCGACGTGTGAGGCTGAATATATTGCAGCGTCAAGTTATACTTCTCAAGTTGTCTGGATTCAATAA